One window of the Podospora pseudopauciseta strain CBS 411.78 chromosome 4, whole genome shotgun sequence genome contains the following:
- a CDS encoding hypothetical protein (EggNog:ENOG503PBWZ; COG:M) has protein sequence MLSCQRVDSHSYPSSLALMTVLLLRFQEPRYHPFVYAKQTRRGDSYCLSGTLLGIQDLLAPPMTMEPTGKTAEVFGSAPLLDEGKGSMSQPGDTKPDYTTATTTYRKYIWKNAYKFIRFLIIFGFVGIILAIPVIVIGNKDIIKKEDALDDEQFFAQRSEKTVYYIFVWLLVTWVCFAITYIFASALPYIFRLVARYVNPAHMRYWRIIKTLRRPICIFVTICCSYIAYIITVWVDRLELAMIYDLPEGDVGWVDLIDDFLEQGTLWAGFYFVWKIVMLYITIHFHSRSDHTKIAHSKDMHNALMALYEASIYLYPVGTPEFTEEDMMISNATMAGHGEHRIRATRYLARLGVDSYGITSFFGNFLSSDPKSHWLRPSSSYATVERAIANPKSAAALARRIWMSMVSVGKTTLTAEDIAEVLGPFRKEEAERYFKVLDEAEIGDLKLEEMEWTVAEAGRIRQNIYKSMHNADHCINTFDWVMLAALAAIMVYFILIFWVPSLKSIQETVKFLGFGLTFAVGRTIHHFLAGCIFILFDHPYDIGDRVELWSGQQKQSVSLIVVRTSLLYTVFKRVDNWMELQAGNEWLQQCRIENVTRSGSNRQAVSFNIDVKTSFKDLQYLKSELEAFLKHPDNKRDYLPNIALAIVGLGEMNMLEMRCIVTHRSNWSNEPLRAARSMKFMCALVAITRQIPLGRPDQGTIGRDFNPAHYVMMTPEEAKMNVESVKQQAAADRWDFKIGGSSGDEPVIDLRGVSRDGDLSDDEIIRRAMEEAEKKRVETARKEAEELAARQALGKLPPLPRVGPPPRVTGGSPPPKTGMTSGFDPAGAQGSGGLRSVPHYRV, from the exons ATGCTCTCTTGCCAGAGGGTTGATAGCCATAGCTATCCCTCTTCTTTGGCACTTATGACTGTCTTACTTCTTCGCTTCCAGGAACCTCGATATCATCCATTCGTGTACGCCAAACAGACCCGGAGAGGCGATTCATACTGCCTGTCGGGCACATTACTCGGCATCCAAGACCTTTTGGCACCACCAATGACAATGGAACCAACGGGAAAAACTGCCGAGGTCTTTGGGTCCGCCCCATTGCTGGACGAAGGGAAGGGTAGCATGTCCCAGCCAGGAGACACCAAACCGGACTACACCACAGCCACGACCACATATCGAAAATACATTTGGAAGAATGCCTACAAGTTCATCcgcttcctcatcatcttcggcTTTGTCGGTATCATACTCGCCATCCCGGTGATTGTAATTGGCAACAAAgacatcatcaagaaggaagaTGCCCTCGACGACGAACAGTTCTTCGCGCAGAGGTCTGAAAAGACAGTCTACTACATCTTCGTGTGGCTTCTGGTCACTTGGGTCTGCTTCGCCATTACGTATATCTTTGCGAGTGCCTTGCCGTACATCTTCAGGCTGGTGGCACGTTATGTGAACCCGGCACATATGCGCTATTGGCGCATCATCAAGACATTGCGACGCCCTATCTGCATCTTTGTCACCATCTGCTGCTCTTATATTGCGTACATTATT ACTGTTTGGGTAGATCGTCTTGAGCTTGCCATGATCTACGATCTTCCCGAAGGCGATGTCGGCTGGGTTGACCTAATCGACGACTTCCTGGAGCAGGGCACCCTCTGGGCTGGCTTTTACTTTGTCTGGAAGATCGTCATGCTCTACATCACCATCCACTTCCACAGCCGCTCGGACCACACCAAGATCGCCCACTCCAAGGATATGCACAATGCTCTCATGGCGCTCTACGAAGCCTCGATATACCTCTACCCCGTTGGCACCCCCGAGTTCACTGAGGAGGACATGATGATCAGCAACGCTACCATGGCTGGACACGGCGAGCACCGCATTCGTGCCACTCGTTATCTTGCCCGACTCGGGGTGGACTCGTATGGcatcacctccttcttcggcaACTTCCTCTCGAGCGATCCAAAGTCCCACTGGCTCCGTCCTTCCTCGAGCTACGCCACTGTCGAGCGCGCTATTGCGAACCCAAAGTCTGCTGCCGCCTTGGCACGTCGCATCTGGATGTCCATGGTTTCTGTGGGCAAGACGACCCTCACCGCCGAGGACATCGCCGAGGTTCTCGGCCCCTTCCGCAAGGAAGAAGCCGAAAGATACTTCAAGGTCCTCGACGAAGCCGAAATTGGCGACCTCAAACTGGAAGAAATGGAGTGGACCGTCGCCGAAGCCGGCCGCATCCGCCAAAACATCTACAAGAGCATGCACAACGCAGACCACTGCATCAACACCTTCGACTGGGTCATgctcgccgccctcgccgccatAATGGTCtacttcatcctcatcttctgGGTCCCCTCCCTGAAATCAATCCAAGAAACCGTCAAATTCCTCGGCTTCGGCCTCACCTTCGCCGTCGGCCGAACCATCCACCATTTCCTCGCGGGctgcatcttcatcctcttcgacCACCCCTACGACATAGGCGACAGAGTCGAGCTCTGGTCCGGCCAGCAAAAACAATCTGTCTCCTTGATCGTCGTTAGAACCTCACTCCTCTACACAGTCTTCAAACGCGTCGACAACTGGATGGAACTCCAAGCAGGCAACGAATGGCTCCAGCAGTGCCGCATCGAGAACGTCACCCGCTCCGGGTCGAACCGTCAAGCGGTGAGTTTCAATATTGACGTCAAGACCTCGTTCAAAGACCTCCAGTATCTCAAGTCGGAGCTTGAAGCTTTCCTCAAGCATCCAGACAATAAGAGGGACTACCTCCCCAACATCGCCCTCGCGATTGTTGGGCTGGGGGAGATGAACATGCTTGAGATGCGCTGCATCGTTACGCACAGGTCGAACTGGTCTAATGAACCGTTGCGCGCGGCGAGGAGTATGAAGTTCATGTGTGCTTTGGTCGCTATCACGAGGCAGATCCCGCTTGGTAGACCTGATCAGGGCACGATAGGAAGGGACTTTAACCCTGCTCACTATGTCATGATGACGCCTGAGGAGGCTAAGATGAATGTTGAGAGTGTGAAGCAACAGGCGGCGGCTGACCGGTGGGATTTCAAGATTGGCGGTAGCAGTGGTGATGAGCCTGTTATTGATTTGAGAGGTGTGTCGAGAGATGGGGATCTGAGCGATGACGAGATAATCAGGAGGGCAATGGAGGaagcagagaagaagagggttgagacggcgaggaaggaagcTGAAGAGTTGGCTGCGAGGCAGGCGCTTGGGAAGCTGCCGCCTTTGCCGAGGGTAGGTCCTCCCCCGAGAGTGACGGGTGGAAGCCCGCCACCGAAAACTGGGATGACCTCTGGGTTCGATCCAGCAGGTGCTCAGGGTAGTGGGGGGTTGAGAAGTGTGCCACATTATAGGGTCTAA
- a CDS encoding hypothetical protein (COG:S; EggNog:ENOG503PCUS), producing MPHLARKLLRKVQQLRHRHDEARDAFHHHQLRNRWQGSYACPEPQNATTTTTSPEVVVAVVSPTNSTLSTTTTQPVTSLAEAVTTTTALDNTATATLPNKVVIDNTLPSGTNPLANNIENVTWLGYQIANNSCSHRDLGFAGKLGGKWYSIFGDTLWAAPGVTDMFLDPPGFHGMVRDSISLLTDDPLTVVDLHLNNDEPVPHQLQFVPFNEEWGETNQYGFGGTSLCEVDEETGMGVLYYLVNGNESLGLIGAGVAQVELIDEVPTVTHRYGSQGWWWDSKKYARYGDQIAYRDENSEYIYIWGGPPDYIKDWSTINYHYLARVKAKKAFDLGAYEYYWGKQKGWRKQVLDRFDTETSVMWGSGQGQVHWSEYWGCYLLVHLGIAGGAVFIRTADNLEGPWTPDVQIFQAMPIDDGLVYAGVAHPYLDETGKTLVVSYTNNNHIEVLRVEFA from the exons ATGCCACATCTCGCTAGAAAGTTGCTGCGAAAAGTGCAACAGTTACGTCATCGCCATGATGAGGCTCGCGAtgctttccaccaccaccaactaaGAAACCGATGGCAAG GATCATACGCCTGTCCAGAACCACAGAACGCGactacgacgacgacatccCCTGAAGTGGTAGTGGCAGTAGTCAGCCCGACAAATTCCACGttatcaaccaccaccacccaaccggTCACATCCCTCGCGGAAGCAGTCACAACTACCACTGCGCTCGACAACACCGCCACCGCAACACTCCCCAACAAAGTCGTAATAGACAACACCCTCCCGTCGGGCACCAACCCCCTAGCCAACAACATCGAAAACGTCACCTGGCTAGGCTACCAAATAGCCAACAATTCGTGCTCTCACCGCGACTTGGGGTTTGCGGGCAAGTTGGGAGGGAAATGGTACTCCATCTTTGGGGACACGTTATGGGCTGCCCCAGGGGTGACAGACATGTTTCTTGACCCGCCCGGCTTTCACGGCATGGTTCGGGATTCTATTTCTTTGCTCACGGACGACCCACTGACGGTGGTGgacctccatctcaacaacGACGAGCCGGTGCCACATCAATTGCAGTTTGTGCCTTTTAATGAGGAGTGGGGGGAGACGAACCAgtatgggtttggggggacgAGTTTgtgtgaggttgatgaggagacggggatgggggtgCTCTATTACCTGGTG AATGGGAATGAATCCCTCGGTTTAATCGGTGCTGGCGTGGCGCAAGTTGAGCTCATCGACGAGGTCCCTACCGTTACACACAGGTACGGCAGTcaaggttggtggtgggactCGAAGAAATATGCCAGATATGGTGATCAGATTGCGTATCGGGATGAGAATTCGGAGTATATCTATATTTGGGGTGGGCCGCCGGATTATATCAAGGATTGGAGTACCATCAACTACCACTACCTTGCTAGGgtgaaggcgaagaaggcgtTTGATTTGGGGGCGTATGAGTACTATTGGGGAAAGCagaaggggtggaggaagCAGGTGCTGGATCGATTTGATACTGAGACGTCGGTTATGTGGGGGAGTGGACAGGGACAGGTGCATTGGAGTGAGTATTGGGGGTGTTATTTGCTGGTGCATTTGGGGATTG CTGGTGGGGCGGTGTTTATCCGGACGGCGGACAACTTGGAAGGGCCTTGGACGCCGGATGTGCAGATTTTCCAGGCGATGCCTattgatgatgggttggtgtACGCCGGTGTGGCACACCCGTATTTGGATGAGACGGGGAAGACGCTGGTGGTGTCTTATACGAACAACAACCATATTGAAGTGCTGAGGGTGGAGTTTGCATGA
- a CDS encoding hypothetical protein (EggNog:ENOG503NYX7; COG:E; MEROPS:MER0017622) has product MEYKPIPPSPARFKPQIIIHGGAGNITPETLPPDRYSQYRESLLTIIGKTHHYMVTPEPSTNTLPSSLSTATYAVALLEDNPLFNAGHGAVFTRDGYNELEASIMVSHPGSYPKRGVGVTGLRHIRNPILLAKAILQHGEDDLLGRHSQSPSANMLDVPNAQGHTLIHGPAAEQLAKQYNLAIVPQSYFYTQTRWDEHTRALERERQNPGKSLATYSKEEYLPQGTVGAVTLDEQGIITVATSTGGLTNKLTGRIGDTPSVGAGFWAEEWAEEGDPSGHAELRCRPGPVVVISDALKGLMADCLPSPFSYNPAFKTPNVVTTRAMAVSGTGNGDSFLRTAAARTVGAMARFGGVSSKEAVSKVAGPGGELEKSAGDRWGLTGEGAGGIIGIEIAEARDDNGMLLNARCDVLQDFNCGGMFRAWVDRRSHAHFRVWQPDGSTPAGYESEDVFGMDLRRASKRSEPIAF; this is encoded by the coding sequence ATGGAATACAAacccatccctccctccccagcccgCTTCAAGCCCCAAATTATCATCCACGGCGGAGCTGGCAACATCACCCCCGAAACACTCCCACCAGACCGCTACAGTCAATATCGTGAATCactcctcaccatcatcggcAAGACCCATCATTACATGGTCACTCCTGAaccctccaccaacaccctcccttcctccctctccacagCAACCTACGCCGTCGCCCTACTAGAagacaaccccctcttcaacGCCGGCCACGGCGCCGTCTTTACCCGCGACGGCTACAACGAGCTCGAAGCCTCCATAATGGTCTCGCACCCAGGTTCCTACCCCAAACGCGGCGTAGGCGTCACCGGCCTCCGCCACATCCGCAATCCCATCCTCCTAGCAAAAGCAATCCTCCAACATGGAGAAGAtgacctcctcggccgccatTCCCAATCACCCTCCGCAAACATGCTCGACGTCCCCAACGCCCAAGGCCACACCCTCATCCACGGTCCAGCAGCAGAACAACTAGCAAAGCAATACAACCTCGCCATTGTCCCCCAATCCTACTTCTACACCCAAACCCGCTGGGACGAGCACACCCGCGCCCTGGAACGCGAAAGGCAAAACCCTGGAAAGAGCCTCGCCACCTACAGCAAAGAAGAATATCTCCCCCAAGGCACCGTCGGCGCCGTGACCCTAGACGAGCAAGGCATCATCACCGTCGCAACCAGCACAGGCGGCCTAACCAACAAGTTGACCGGTCGAATAGGCGACACCCCCTCCGTCGGGGCTGGATTCTGGGCAGAAGAATGGGCTGAAGAAGGGGACCCTTCTGGTCACGCAGAGTTAAGATGTCGGCCCGGCccagtggtggtgatatcTGATGCACTGAAAGGTCTCATGGCGGATTGCCTGCCTAGCCCGTTCAGCTACAATCCTGCGTTCAAGACCCCAAATGTGGTGACTACGCGGGCGATGGCGGTTTCGGGGACCGGGAACGGGGATTCGTTTCTTCgtactgctgctgcgaggACCGTGGGGGCGATGGCTCGCTTCGGGGGTGTCTCGTCAAAGGAGGCGGTCTCGAAAGTGGCAGGACCAGGGGGAGAGCTGGAAAAGAGTGCAGGGGATCGGTGGGGTTTGACGGGTGAGGGCGCAGGGGGCATCATTGGTATCGAGATCGCGGAGGCTCGAGACGACAACGGGATGTTGCTCAATGCTCGCTGTGACGTCCTTCAGGACTTTAACTGCGGTGGCATGTTTCGAGCATGGGTTGATAGGCGCAGCCACGCGCATTTCCGGGTGTGGCAGCCAGACGGATCGACGCCGGCTGGCTATGAGTCCGAGGATGTTTTCGGGATGGATCTAAGGAGAGCCAGCAAGAGGAGCGAACCTATAGCATTTTAG
- the TIM17 gene encoding translocase of the inner membrane (EggNog:ENOG503NZN8; COG:U; BUSCO:EOG09265E6R), producing the protein MDHTRDPCPWVILNDFGGAFAMGAIGGTIWHGIKGFRNSPYGERRVGAITAIKMRAPVLGGNFGVWGGLFSTYDCAVKGVRKKEDPWNAIIAGFFTGGSLAIRGGYKAARNGAIACAVLLAVIEGVGIGFQKMMAGSTKLEAPQPPPSNEMNLA; encoded by the exons ATGGATCACACAAGAG ATCCCTGCCCATGGGTCATTCTCAACGATTTCGGCGGTGCCTTCGCCATGGGT GCTATCGGTGGTACGATCTGGCACGGCATCAAGGGTTTCAGAAACAGTCCCTATGGCGAGAGACGAGTGGGCGCCATCACAGCTATCAAGATGCGCGCGCCAGTATTGGGTGGTAACTTTGGTGTCTGGGGTGGTCTCTTCTCTACATACGACTGCGCCGTGAAGGGCGTCAGAAAGAAGGAGGATCCATGGAACGCCATC ATTGCCGGTTTCTTCACAGGTGGCTCGCTCGCCATCCGTGGCGGCTATAAGGCGGCGAGAAACGGTGCCATTGCTTGCGCTGTCCTTCTTGCTGTCATTGAAGGTGTTGGTATTGGTTTTCagaagatgatggcgggTTCCACAAAGCTCGAA gccccacaaccaccaccttccaACGAAATGAACCTCGCATAG
- a CDS encoding hypothetical protein (EggNog:ENOG503NXEP; MEROPS:MER0026494; COG:E) yields the protein MVHFDPDLASSARPSNNLKTRCNMDELGEPGPLSQQGESVQKTEATDNGLVRPVPQNFVWRLYGRSNSSSTSVKVNPSDMALGVPVLRETFDPWRCHDGHDEDDGGCKGCIKINKARAAAASLATPLAMASMASHAGTTDLTATMASLQSRELDDSCPDAAPDQLQELRHDGSVLALAVSDKYIFAGTSKGEIAVWSLGTFQPVQTIQAHKRSVLCLLLADDFKYLFSTACEPIINVWCPRTFTRLYEIYSTYDVGDVFSVAYSPQREIVYVGTQTQDIQWISLKDPERKSSHESAHHPDRRQHRFFDSRAVGGTSTPRRTEEFYALIPKAEQVLEIDSGAIRQYAHYGWVFCMLVAKGPTVLVDSDEEVLISGGGDGTIKLWKLCDTGPDYEDGNVVTGDIEELMALGEDDSESVMSLAIDGSFLYAGKLGGIIELWDLDTKQKLRVIKAHDGNVNVLKMSFGLLWSGGTGGSASKHSTVHYGRDTNGAAQNISQKYQCLSRWKAHDAKILSSATVVHNSDQLFLTGANDNTVRVWRVNGMPSQTEDGTGPAEDMMIQSLREFISYKTVSSRPEFTEDCRKGATFLGSLFKRLGAQVEMLSTGSLHNPVVYAKFSGKLEPAEKRKRILFYGHYDVVPADMKGDNWQTDPFKLSGRDGYLYGRGVSDNKGPIIAALYAVSDLLQEKALDSDIIFVIEGEEESGSRGFAEAIHDNKELIGHIDYVLLANSYWLDDEVPCLTYGLRGVLHATVCIDSKHPDLHSGVDGSNMLSEPLTDLTLLVSKLKDRKNHVNIPGFYDGILPLTKEEDLRYDDIANILIRRNPANGPIEALKRSLMARWREPNLTIHRYNVSGPDGSLISSHATANVSIRLVPGQEVDEVIKNLKSFLREEYEQFESDNTLTIRIDNKAEPWLGVPGNYIFRTLEEAVMRAWGPTASEDSNNGVSVALPPNGTNDETAPKTRKPLYIREGGSIPPIRFLEKEFDAPAAHLPCGQASDAAHLDNERLRVVNLQKSREIFSTVFRKL from the exons ATGGTGCACTTCGACCCTGATCTCGCGTCATCCGCCCGGCCCAGCAACAATCTGAAGACACGGTGTAACATGGACGAACTCGGAGAGCCCGGACCTCTGTCTCAGCAAGGAGAGTCTGTACAAAAGACAGAGGCCACCGACAACGGCCTCGTTAGACCTGTCCCCCAGAACTTTGTTTGGCGTTTGTATGGGAGGAGCAACAGCAGTTCGACATCTGTGAAGGTGAACCCCAGCGATATGGCTCTCGGCGTGCCCGTCCTTCGGGAGACGTTCGATCCCTGGCGATGCCACGACGGCCAcgacgaagatgatggaggttgcAAAGGATGCATCAAGATCAACAAAGCTAGGGCCGCGGCTGCATCTCTTGCCACGCCGCTGGCTATGGCATCCATGGCATCCCACGCTGGCACCACCG ATCTAACCGCGACAATGGCTTCGCTCCAAAGCCGTGAGCTCGACGATAGTTGCCCTGATGCCGCTCCCGATCAGCTCCAAGAGCTCAGACACGATGGCTCGGTCCTCGCCCTGGCCGTATCCGACAAGTACATTTTCGCCGGCACCAGCAAAGGGGAGATTGCCGTATGGTCGCTAGGCACCTTCCAGCCAGTGCAGACAATACAAGCCCACAAGCGCAGCGTGCTCTGCCTGCTGTTAGCTGACGACTTCAAGTACCTGTTCTCGACAGCCTGCGAGCCCATCATCAATGTCTGGTGCCCCCGAACGTTTACACGTCTCTACGAGATCTACAGCACATACGATGTCGGTGATGTGTTCAGTGTCGCATATTCGCCACAACGAGAAATCGTATATGTTGGCACACAAACACAGGACATCCAGTGGATCAGCCTGAAGGACCCAGAGCGAAAGTCCTCCCACGAATCGGCCCACCATCCCGATCGACGACAACATAGATTCTTTGACTCGCGCGCGGTTGGCGGGACATCAACACCTCGACGGACCGAGGAATTTTACGCCTTAATACCCAAGGCCGAACAAGTGCTAGAGATTGACTCGGGTGCAATTCGACAGTATGCGCATTACGGCTGGGTGTTCTGCATGCTGGTGGCCAAGGGCCCAACGGTTCTGGTCGATTCGGATGAAGAGGTCTTGATATCGGGTGGAGGCGACGGCACCATCAAGCTGTGGAAGCTGTGTGATACCGGGCCGGACTACGAGGACGGTAATGTTGTTACAGGCGACATTGAGGAATTGATGGCTCTCGGAGAGGATGATAGCGAGTCCGTCATGTCTCTTGCCATTGATGGGTCCTTCTTGTACGCCGGCAAGCTGGGCGGTATCATCGAGCTATGGGATCTGGACACGAAGCAGAAGTTGAGGGTCATCAAGGCCCATGACGGGAACGTCAATGTTCTCAAGATGAGCTTTGGGCTTCTCTGGAGTGGAGGAACTGGTGGTTCTGCCTCG AAACACAGCACAGTTCATTATGGTAGAGACACCAACGGTGCGGCGCAGAACATTAGTCAAAAGTACCAGTGCCTGAGTCGATGGAAGGCTCACGACGCCAAGATCCTGTCTTCTGCCACAGTCGTTCACAACAGCGATCAGCTATTCCTCACTGGTGCCAATGACAACACGGTCCGTGTTTGGCGTGTTAACGGCATGCCATCCCAGACCGAGGACGGCACAGGGCCAGCTGAGGATATGATGATCCAATCGCTGCGGGAGTTCATCTCTTACAAGACTGTCTCGTCACGGCCTGAATTCACCGAGGACTGCCGCAAAGGTGCCACCTTCCTCGGGTCTCTGTTCAAGCGACTGGGCGCTCAAGTGGAAATGCTCAGCACCGGCTCCTTGCACAACCCCGTGGTGTACGCCAAGTTCAGCGGCAAGCTGGAACCAGCGGAAAAGCGCAAGAGGATTCTGTTCTACGGTCACTACGATGTTGTCCCTGCGGATATGAAGGGGGACAACTGGCAGACTGATCCGTTCAAATTGTCTGGGCGAGATGGCTATCTCTATGGACGCGGTGTGAGCGACAACAAGGGACCCATTATTGCTGCCCTGTATGCCGTCTCGGACCTGCTGCAAGAGAAGGCTCTCGACTCGGACATCATCTTCGTCAtcgagggtgaggaagaaTCCGGTTCGCGAGGATTTGCTGAAGCCATCCATGACAACAAGGAACTCATCGGGCATATCGACTACGTCCTTTTGGCAAACAGTTACTGGTTAGACGACGAGGTTCCCTGCCTGACATATGGCCTTCGTGGTGTACTTCATGCTACCGTCTGCATTGACTCCAAGCACCCTGATCTCCActctggtgttgatggcagCAATATGTTGTCGGAGCCGCTTACCGATTTAACGCTGCTTGTCAGCAAACTCAAGGACCGCAAGAACCACGTCAACATTCCAGGTTTCTACGACGGCATTCTTCCCctgaccaaggaggaggacctTCGGTATGATGACATTgccaacatcctcatccgaCGGAATCCAGCGAACGGCCCCATTGAAGCTCTCAAGCGCAGTCTCATGGCGAGATGGCGCGAGCCCAACCTGACAATCCACAGATATAACGTATCTGGACCAGACGGCAGCTTGATCAGCAGCCACGCCACGGCCAATGTCAGTATCAGACTGGTCCCCGGCcaggaggtggacgaggtgATCAAGAACCTCAAGTCATTCCTCAGGGAAGAGTACGAGCAATTCGAGAGCGACAATACCCTCACCATCAGGATTGACAACAAGGCCGAGCCATGGCTGGGTGTGCCTGGAAACTACATCTTCCGGACCCTGGAAGAGGCAGTCATGAGGGCCTGGGGGCCAACGGCGTCCGAGGACAGCAACAACGGTGTCTCTGTCGCGTTGCCACCCAATGGAACCAACGACGAAACTGCGCCAAAGACACGGAAGCCTCTGTATATTCGTGAGGGTGGTTCTATCCCACCGATTCGGTtcttggagaaggagtttgACGCTCCGGCGGCTCATTTGCCCTGTGGTCAAGCGAGTGACGCGGCACATTTGGATAAcgagaggttgagggtggtgaattTACAGAAGAGTAGAGAGATCTTTAGCACCGTGTTCCGCAAGTTGTAG
- a CDS encoding hypothetical protein (EggNog:ENOG503PGKG): MSFLSPKRLKRKKWESPELSCEEIIDTPRVGLLKKAWGSSGPAQERFDVHILPDIEDVLRNVDPGYADIFKAQKLYPINLDTPVEGGDSGSVVIDTVSGSLYGHIVRGCPGFRVAYIIAATEVFDHLRQEHGADIHLCGSPSTKLSADLTQLAVESRRLELERWQHYAKLAQTIDVKPSSSSTASDDLWSPQFMAENAEDENSLKKWPETSSTTMSGYIEGSLSPLLESNDGDSLHAWSANRATTLSSAGSRSTATTWSTASSSTGVTAVQMELIAEDRDIEMSGLFLDNPNEGNKKTPLLLPRTSTTKGDERDESKGPLGVIRNEATQNLAGQKAASDDQGGS; this comes from the exons ATGTCTTTCCTGAGTCCTAAACGGCTCAAGCGCAAAAAGTGGGAAAGTCCTGAGCTGTCATGTGAGGAGATCATTGACACGCCCCGGGTTGGCTTGCTCAAGAAGGCATGGGGGTCAAGCGGCCCAGCCCAGGAACGATTCGACGTCCATATCCTTCCTGACATCGAAGATGTTTTGAGGAATGTCGATCCTGGCTATGCCGACATATTC AAGGCGCAAAAGCTCTACCCGATCAATCTCGACACTCCAGTCGAAGGTGGCGATAGCGGCTCGGTTGTGATTGACACAGTATCAGGCAGCTTGTATGGCCACATCGTCAGAGGTTGCCCGGGATTTAGGGTCGCCTACATCATTGCGGCAACAGAGGTTTTCGACCATCTTCGCCAGGAGCACGGTGCTGACATACATCTTTGTGGCTCCCCCTCGACCAAGTTATCGGCCGATCTAACCCAGTTAGCCGTGGAGAGCCGGCGACTCGAGCTGGAAAGATGGCAGCACTACGCAAAATTGGCCCAGACCATTGATGTCAAACCCAGCTCTTCCAGCACGGCCTCTGATGATCTGTGGAGTCCACAGTTTATGGCGGAGAACGCAGAAGATGAAAATTCATTGAAGAAATGGCCCgaaacctcctcaaccaccatGTCTGGCTATATAGAAGGTAGCTTGAGCCCATTGCTAGAAAGTAACGATGGTGATTCTCTTCATGCTTGGTCGGCGAATAGAGCAACAACGTTATCCTCGGCCGGATCTCGCTCTACAGCAACCACATGGTCTACAGCGTCGAGCAGTACGGGAGTTACAGCTGTACAAATGGAGCTCATCGCTGAAGATCGCGACATTGAGATGTCAGGACTCTTTCTTGATAATCCCAACGAGGGCAACAAAAAGACGCCACTACTCCTCCCCAGAACTTCGACAACGAAGGGAGACGAAAGAGATGAAAGCAAAGGTCCTCTGGGGGTCATACGCAATGAAGCAACGCAAAATCTGGCTGGCCAAAAAGCGGCCAGTGATGACCAGGGTGGGTCGTAA
- a CDS encoding hypothetical protein (COG:S; EggNog:ENOG503P7ID), which produces MSSETSVTNPPTFFVNLPTINLEKATAFFVALDFDHIKLWSDDKSSAFRLPGANSQVSLMIHIHERFKTFNRPGTSVVDAFKSTEALFSFMAKDKASVDAFIEQAVNAGGKADPYVLKNYGQDMGMYNRSFEDLDGHIWEVCSMVGLCPGA; this is translated from the coding sequence ATGTCCTCCGAAACCAGtgtcaccaacccccctacCTTCTTTGTCAATCTTCCAACCATAAATCTCGAGAAAGCAACCGCCTTCTTCGTCGCTCTCGACTTCGACCACATCAAGCTTTGGTCCGATGACAAATCTTCCGCATTCCGCCTTCCCGGTGCCAACTCCCAAGTCTCTCTCATGATTCATATCCATGAGCGTTTCAAAACATTCAACCGGCCTGGCACATCCGTTGTTGACGCTTTCAAGTCGACCGAggcccttttttctttcatgGCGAAAGACAAAGCGAGTGTGGATGCGTTTATTGAGCAGGCGGTCAATGCAGGTGGCAAGGCAGATCCGTATGTGTTGAAGAACTATGGGCAGGATATGGGCATGTACAACCGCAGCTTTGAGGACTTGGATGGGCATATCTGGGAGGTTTGCTCTATGGTTGGGCTGTGTCCTGGAGCTTGA